ATATGGGACAGCTTCATCCTAAGACAGAGAAGGATCATGATTTGGATGAAACTTATGTATTCCAATTTGATTTACAAAAACTGTTCAGCTTCGCGGCAGATCTTACTGATTACAAACCACTTCCGAAATTCCCTGCTATTACTCGTGATTTAGCGTTAGTGGTAGAACGTAGCTTGCCGGTAGCACAATTAGAAGCAATCATTCGTGAAGAGTCAGGGGAATTGCTTGAGTCAGTTACCTTGTTTGATATTTATACAGGAGAGCGTATTGCTTCTGACAAAAAGAGTGTAGCTTACTCTATTGTGTATCGCCATTCAGAGAGAACCTTGCTGGATGAAGAAGTGCAAGAGATCACCGGAAAAGTGATTGAAGCATTGACCAAGGTAGGAGCAGAATTACGTTCCTAGTAAATACCTCCATCAAATTCCTTGACGAATACAGTCATTTTCAGTAACCTAGTAGTAATGAGCGTATAGTCGGGCTATTCAAGGAGGAAGACTCCGTGCAGGAAGATGGGAAAAATCGTTTATCAGTCGAAATCTATGGTCAGCAGTATCGCCTGAGCGGGAAGGCTAGTAGTAGCCACATGCGGATGGTAGCCAGATATGTTGACGATAAAATGAAAGAAATCGCACAGGGGAACTTTCGGCTAGATACGGCTAAAATTGCTGTATTAAGCTCAGTAAACATTGCTGACGAATATTTCCGGTTGCGACAGGAGTATGAGGAGTTGCTCAGACTGCTCCAGGAAGATGCCAGTAAAATGCCTTCAAATGATAAACATACAACATAGACCGTATGAAGTTACAGGGCTGTTGAGATAATTTCTCAACAGCCCTTTCATATACCGCAGGCGAGATGAGCATCAGCATGCAAAAAGACCGCCATGGGCAGTCTCTTTTGCTAAACATGCGAGTATGTGTTGTTTTCCAAGCAGGTATTGCTTTACAGTAGGCTTCATTAGTCACCGTTGCGCATATCCATCTTATTTTTAATTGGGATAAACAAGTCAATAATACCGATGACCAAAGCAGCAAGCAAGGCGCCAAGCACAGTAACGCGGAAACCCGGTACCAAAAATTGTGTTAGGTAAATGACGATAGCACTTACGATGAAACCGACAATCCCACGATTATAGGGAGAGATTTTATCACCAAAAATGCTTTCGACACCCCAACCAATAAGGGCAATAACAACTGCTGCAAGCAAGGCAGTCCAGAAACCATTTACGGCAAAGCCCGGTACCAGGAAGCCAACGAACATCAGAACAATTGCAGCAACGATAAAGCGAATAACGTGACGCATAAAACTCATTAACGAGTCCTCCTTGTAGTAGGATAGGTGTACGTTTTCATTTTGGCTTACTAGGAAATAAAGTATGTACAACAAATAGCATGTAATTATTTCAATGGGCAACCTATCCAAATAGAATTGGATTTTTCATGAAATGGTTTTTTGTAAATTTAATAGCACGACATGGTATAATAAAATGATTAGATAAGAAGGGGGCAGCATACGTGGAGCGAAGGATTTTACGAACGCTGGAATTTAACAAAATCATCGCCATGCTGATGGAGAAAACCACATCAGAGCTCGGACGAGAACTGGCTGAGTCACTTGAGCCTTTTAATCATATAGATGCTGTTCGTCATGCACAAAGACAAACAGAGGAAGCAAGCACGGTATTACGTGTTAAAGGAAGCGTGCCTTTGGGCGGTATTCGCAATATCCGTGGGCCAATCCAGCGTGCTCGGTTGAACTCGATCTTAGCACCTCTGGAACTTCTTGATATTGCTACTACTTTGCATGCGGGACGTCGTCTTAAACAGTTTATTACT
The nucleotide sequence above comes from Brevibacillus laterosporus LMG 15441. Encoded proteins:
- the zapA gene encoding cell division protein ZapA, whose protein sequence is MQEDGKNRLSVEIYGQQYRLSGKASSSHMRMVARYVDDKMKEIAQGNFRLDTAKIAVLSSVNIADEYFRLRQEYEELLRLLQEDASKMPSNDKHTT
- a CDS encoding phage holin family protein → MSFMRHVIRFIVAAIVLMFVGFLVPGFAVNGFWTALLAAVVIALIGWGVESIFGDKISPYNRGIVGFIVSAIVIYLTQFLVPGFRVTVLGALLAALVIGIIDLFIPIKNKMDMRNGD